In Pyricularia oryzae 70-15 chromosome 2, whole genome shotgun sequence, one genomic interval encodes:
- a CDS encoding fungal specific transcription factor domain-containing protein — MKQVTGLTSNQDMQSHGQNPVYGAHPQHQLIESHGMDPRLGHERHVVHDYMRGQGPVSAPPVGHHASSMEANSSSSTSIAASCELRDAPTMSSRHGYLMGHGPMFNSPNLGSVEAMSSQHQFHQSAQQHLENHTPHQHQPHQYLHDHEAPAHHAPMSMAPSSGPVPGNPKPIRRRMRMITSCLECRRRKLKCNKSNPCTNCTKFNRECLYLGAKLDEASQHRLTEIKEKAGALERQLERSVARSASRSYSQQRIVADDVEDEYADERELEATPMVALDLTYDDPDVEHTTDDIIDLGIQVGKMRITERIGGLNRPRISEEIEAGLSVSPPQTLGYDQMPGQTSRADSMSAANGSEIVIPDFLRPGTSYIPPTSGYFFGQVVQSPGLDQLLPSSRGMGDMLLQRYYDAVHPIARCVHWPSFELTYQSFWEDCNAGYEPRPSIQAVVFAAWFSAAVSLEHDGDLRIFGESKTALMQKMKIGTEAALSKANFLRTTKVETLQAFIMYMIPLCRAEISRAHSVLVGAAVRMAECMGLHRDGEAYGLSPLETHVRRLLWHQLCFLDVRTCEAQGPKPAIRREDYDTSLPLNCEEEDLTNAMEPPSPAERWTSALLPLMRFEINEMMRNIWMDRRRLESHKTTVTNVLQKIGNFRKRLLEKYERFLDDRVPIQRYAKLVMHLLTHRLYAMILHPYYANTSNPMPPRLNSVLIWGGVGIIEISIQLETNPDFALWSWYLGAYQQYQIALLLATEIYYRPANKEADRIWACLDHVFGMERNLSRDEKGALILHEIAEKTSVYMGMRKMRAPRSTTEAVPDKQPIKTEGSVSPSAAVLASAEPYNPQPAQNQNHQTNHQENEQQPNGQSSLQYSPPLFAQNQSQHRHHHQHSPGSFKIEPGISSTMMATTPITGTGGIRGASMSSQTGMSMHMPPGPPQNVVFAGVSNGEVLWSLPPQNPGSPEASSDGGSVAGHPQRSGQITAPTGGGAMCGIDWAACTDAINAIFPSDPQTGEFSMNVFVDPNIGMKWSN; from the exons ATGAAGCAAGTGACAGGATTGACTTCGAACCAAGATATGCAGAGCCATGGCCAAAACCCTGTTTATGGCGCCCACCCTCAACATCAACTAATCGAAAGTCACGGCATGGATCCAAGACTTGGCCACGAGCGCCACGTAGTCCACGATTACATGCGTGGACAGGGCCCAGTTTCTGCGCCTCCGGTTGGACACCATGCTTCTTCCATGGAAGCCAACAGCAGCTCCAGTACTAGTATTGCAGCATCGTGTGAGCTCAGGGACGCACCAACAATGTCGTCCAGACATGGGTATCTTATGGGGCATGGACCAATGTTCAACAGTCCCAATCTTGGCTCCGTTGAAGCAATGTCCAGCCAGCACCAATTCCACCAGTCGGCACAGCAGCACCTGGAAAATCATACGCCGCACCAACATCAGCCTCACCAATATCTCCATGATCATGAAGCCCCAGCACACCATGCCCCAATGTCGATGGCACCCTCATCTGGCCCAGTGCCAGGAAACCCTAAACCAATAAGGAGACGTATGCGTATGATAACGTCATGCCTCGAATGTCGTCGAAGGAAGCTAAAGTGCAACAAATCTAACCCTTGCACCAACTGCACCAAGTTTAATCGAGAATGCCTATACCTTGGGGCTAAGCTGGATGAGGCGAGCCAACACCGCCTCACCGAGATCAAGGAAAAGGCCGGTGCGTTGGAACGCCAGCTTGAGCGGTCGGTGGCTAGATCAGCCTCACGCAGCTATAGCCAGCAACGGATTGTAGCGGATGACGTTGAGGACGAATATGCCGACGAGCGAGAGCTCGAGGCAACACCGATGGTTGCGCTAGACCTTACGTACGATGATCCAGACGTCGAACATACCACCGACGATATCATTGATTTGGGAATACAGGTTGGAAAGATGCGAATCACTGAGCGGATTGGAGGACTCAATAGGCCAAGGATATCGGAAGAGATTGAGGCAGGATTATCTGTATCCCCGCCGCAGACTCTAGGGTACGATCAGATGCCTGGACAGACGTCCCGGGCCGACAGCATGTCTGCAGCCAACGGTTCCGAAATAGTAATTCCCGACTTCTTGCGGCCCGGCACCTCTTACATTCCGCCGACAAGTGGCTACTTCTTTGGACAGGTTGTACAATCGCCGGGCCTGGATCAGCTGCTTCCGAGCTCCAGGGGGATGGGGGATATGTTGTTGCAGCGTTACTACGATGCGGTACATCCCATCGCCCGCTGTGTCCACTGGCCAAGCTTCGAGCTGACTTACCAGTCCTTTTGGGAAGATTGCAACGCCGGTTATGAGCCTCGGCCATCGATACAGGCTGTGGTGTTTGCTGCATGGTTCAGCGCTGCCGTTTCCCTGGAGCATGACGGCGATCTCCGCATCTTCGGCGAGTCCAAAACTGCATTGATGCAGAAAATGAAGATCGGGACAGAAGCAGCTTTAAGCAAAGCCAACTTCCTGAGAACAACGAAAGTAGAAACATTGCAGGCCTTCATCATGTACATG ATACCACTTTGTCGTGCCGAGATCTCGAGGGCTCACTCAGTCTTAGTTGGAGCAGCAGTGAGGATGGCAGAATGCATGGGCCTACACCGTGATGGGGAAGCGTACGGATTGTCGCCGCTAGAGACGCATGTGCGAAGACTACTTTGGCACCAGCTCTGTTTCTTGGATGTTCGGACTTGCGAGGCTCAAGGCCCCAAGCCGGCCATAAGAAGGGAGGACTATGACACGAGTCTGCCTTTGAATTGCGAGGAAGAGGATCTCACCAACGCGATGGAGCCACCCAGTCCGGCTGAGAGGTGGACATCGGCCTTGCTGCCACTGATGCGCTTCGAGATAAACGAGATGATGCGCAACatatggatggaccgacgcAGGCTTGAGAGCCACAAGACCACCGTCACCAATGTTTTACAAAAGATTGGCAACTTCCGAAAGCGCCTGTTGGAGAAGTACGAAAGGTTTCTCGACGACCGTGTGCCGATACAACGCTATGCAAAACTCGTAATGCACCTGCTCACGCACCGTCTGTACGCCATGATACTCCACCCATACTATGCCAACACTTCGAATCCGATGCCTCCGCGACTCAACAGTGTACTCATTTGGGGTGGTGTAGGGATCATCGAGATTTCGATACAGCTAGAGACCAACCCGGACTTTGCCCTCTGGTCCTGGTATTTGGGAGCTTACCAACAGTATCAGATCGCGCTCCTCCTGGCAACCGAGATTTACTACCGACCCGCCAATAAGGAAGCTGATCGCATCTGGGCCTGTCTTGATCATGTTTTTGGTATGGAGAGAAATCTGAGCCGAGATGAGAAGGGCGCCCTGATATTGCATGAGATTGCCGAAAAGACCTCGGTCTACATGGGCATGCGGAAGATGCGTGCGCCTAGGAGTACTACTGAGGCAGTGCCAGACAAACAGCCCATCAAGACCGAGGGAAGCGTATCTCCGTCTGCAGCTGTGCTTGCCTCTGCGGAGCCATACAACCCCCAACCAGCCCAGAACCAAAACCATCAAACCAACCATCAAGAGAATGAGCAGCAGCCAAACGGGCAGTCAAGTTTGCAGTACTCGCCGCCGTTATTCGCACAAAATCAGTCTCAGCAcaggcaccaccaccagcactCTCCGGGAAGCTTCAAGATAGAACCCGGAATTTCATCAACCATGATGGCAACTACGCCAATCACAGGTACTGGAGGAATAAGAGGAGCTTCTATGTCTTCACAGACAGGCATGTCTATGCACATGCCGCCTGGTCCGCCACAAAACGTGGTCTTTGCTGGCGTGTCCAACGGAGAGGTGCTCTGGAGTCTCCCGCCCCAGAACCCCGGAAGCCCGGAAGCCAGTAGCGACGGTGGAAGCGTTGCTGGGCATCCTCAGCGAAGTGGCCAGATTACTGCACCAACTGGCGGTGGAGCCATGTGTGGTATTGACTGG GCCGCATGTACGGATGCCATCAACGCAATCTTTCCTAGCGACCCCCAGACAGGCGAATTTTCCATGAACGTCTTTGTGGATCCGAACATCGGGATGAAATGGAGTAATTGA